In Candidatus Cohnella colombiensis, one DNA window encodes the following:
- a CDS encoding PilZ domain-containing protein: MLLSDSGRELPELADRELLPLNVLLHCRTVVEKQNFVATGLMTRVEGELFEIELNEFDLFELGETVKLTIYSPAGIQTISSIVFAKYDGVISLLQPPTLMKRFKEKREHPRVQINGNAFVSHIVDEGQELILPEPLQLVIQDISLSGLGFVGPDSPYFSRNSKLRAKVQIGFEFSCGLEVVRRDKQDDGLLIGAKMDVSDQEVMRALRATILRQQVEIHADLRRKGETKRF, translated from the coding sequence ATGTTACTTTCTGATTCAGGTCGTGAGCTACCAGAGCTAGCAGATCGAGAATTACTGCCACTTAATGTATTGCTTCATTGTCGTACAGTTGTTGAAAAGCAAAACTTCGTCGCCACTGGATTAATGACGCGGGTAGAGGGAGAACTGTTTGAGATTGAATTAAATGAATTTGATCTATTTGAGCTAGGAGAGACAGTTAAGCTAACCATCTACTCCCCCGCAGGTATTCAAACAATATCTTCGATCGTTTTTGCAAAATATGACGGTGTCATTTCTTTGCTTCAACCACCAACATTGATGAAGAGATTTAAAGAAAAGCGTGAACATCCACGTGTTCAAATTAATGGGAATGCATTCGTTTCACATATCGTTGATGAGGGGCAGGAACTGATTCTGCCTGAGCCTCTTCAGTTAGTCATACAAGATATCAGTCTCTCTGGATTAGGATTTGTTGGCCCAGACTCACCCTACTTCTCACGCAATAGTAAGTTAAGAGCTAAAGTGCAAATTGGTTTTGAATTTAGTTGTGGATTAGAAGTTGTTCGTCGAGATAAACAAGATGATGGATTGTTGATAGGTGCGAAGATGGATGTTAGTGACCAGGAAGTGATGCGTGCACTTCGAGCAACAATTTTGCGTCAACAAGTTGAGATACATGCTGACTTGCGTCGCAAAGGGGAAACGAAACGATTTTAA
- a CDS encoding cupredoxin domain-containing protein, with protein sequence MNKIILLDRKKIQFYTILAVVVILAGAYIGWQQSKPTLAPTSDNTQVFYLVTGEFSAKSDSGKMIESYRWDPGTIVVQKDRPVELRITGINGQSHPFVIEGLDLAGQVQKGKTTIVRFTPKEAGIYTMVCTTHADPKNGPPMIGYIIVQ encoded by the coding sequence ATGAATAAAATTATATTGCTTGACCGTAAAAAAATTCAGTTTTACACGATTTTGGCGGTTGTTGTCATTTTAGCAGGCGCGTATATCGGATGGCAGCAGTCAAAGCCTACACTAGCTCCAACAAGCGATAACACACAAGTGTTCTATCTTGTAACGGGAGAGTTCTCAGCAAAATCCGATAGTGGCAAAATGATTGAATCGTATCGTTGGGACCCAGGCACCATTGTCGTACAGAAAGACAGACCTGTTGAGCTCCGGATTACAGGCATCAACGGTCAATCCCATCCGTTCGTCATTGAAGGTCTAGACCTTGCTGGTCAGGTGCAAAAAGGGAAAACAACTATCGTCCGCTTCACTCCAAAAGAAGCAGGCATCTATACGATGGTCTGTACAACACATGCCGATCCGAAGAATGGACCTCCTATGATCGGTTATATCATCGTACAGTAA
- a CDS encoding thioredoxin family protein: MSFQLSNKLYQGISPQQYVDGMTKNVDKFKAVLDGFTWDDTELEQFFDSLNNRDDLRCMIIAADWCGDCVRNVPVVFKATEKAGIPTEVFIMEQHLDFIDEYLTLGGRSIPVVLFTDTGGHLLGKWGPRPAHVQEVMIAFKGANPDREAADYQENLTVARTEMTRRYEEESSYQTIVLNELEQILSRV; this comes from the coding sequence ATGAGCTTTCAATTAAGCAATAAGCTATATCAAGGGATTTCACCACAGCAATACGTTGACGGAATGACGAAAAATGTGGACAAATTCAAGGCTGTGCTAGATGGATTTACGTGGGATGATACTGAGCTTGAGCAGTTTTTCGATTCGCTTAACAATCGTGATGATTTGAGATGTATGATCATAGCAGCAGATTGGTGTGGAGATTGTGTTCGCAACGTTCCTGTCGTATTTAAAGCAACGGAGAAGGCAGGAATTCCAACTGAGGTTTTCATAATGGAACAGCATTTGGACTTTATTGATGAGTATCTTACACTAGGTGGACGTTCAATTCCGGTAGTATTATTTACAGATACAGGTGGTCATTTACTTGGCAAGTGGGGACCTCGTCCAGCGCATGTGCAAGAAGTTATGATTGCATTCAAGGGGGCTAATCCTGATCGCGAAGCAGCTGATTATCAAGAAAATTTGACAGTTGCCCGTACAGAGATGACTCGTCGATATGAAGAAGAGTCTTCATATCAGACTATTGTGTTGAACGAACTTGAACAGATTTTATCGAGAGTTTGA
- a CDS encoding SAF domain-containing protein: MLAFFFCLIMNNRGDEVNRRRQFTISLTAAVLAGVLVYGVYLLQLRQLQQEEMIEVWVPKQFIATGTMITSEHLRTMFIPRSVVTIEMVTDVAEVVGLEAAAPLGEGEPLLLWKLDKYRLLPNREQSTFQIPKEYVKSISNGIRAGDQVLVFVSDKDALSKRLFSEAIVVAAVKTAANLEIDNPKNPNLLNMVNDNEEGMYASRRDANGTIDVINLNLTESQWLELDSICKAGTAKLVISFQASTSEGEGRR, translated from the coding sequence ATGCTTGCGTTCTTTTTTTGTCTAATTATGAACAATCGAGGTGATGAGGTGAATCGTCGTAGACAGTTTACGATCAGCCTAACTGCAGCCGTGCTGGCAGGGGTATTAGTATATGGAGTGTACTTGTTGCAGCTAAGACAGCTACAGCAAGAGGAGATGATTGAAGTATGGGTACCGAAGCAGTTCATTGCAACTGGGACAATGATAACTAGCGAGCACTTAAGGACAATGTTTATACCGCGTTCTGTAGTGACGATCGAGATGGTGACAGATGTTGCGGAAGTAGTTGGATTAGAGGCAGCAGCACCACTAGGTGAAGGTGAACCACTATTACTTTGGAAGCTGGATAAATACAGATTGTTACCTAATCGAGAGCAATCGACATTTCAAATTCCGAAGGAGTATGTGAAATCGATTTCCAATGGCATTCGAGCGGGAGATCAAGTGCTCGTGTTCGTCTCAGATAAGGATGCATTGTCGAAACGATTGTTCAGCGAAGCCATTGTCGTTGCTGCAGTGAAGACAGCTGCAAACCTCGAAATTGACAATCCCAAAAACCCGAATTTACTAAACATGGTGAACGATAATGAGGAAGGGATGTATGCATCTAGAAGAGATGCGAATGGTACGATCGACGTCATCAATTTGAATTTAACTGAGTCTCAATGGTTAGAGCTCGATTCGATCTGTAAGGCGGGTACTGCGAAGCTTGTTATTTCATTTCAGGCATCAACCTCAGAAGGAGAGGGTCGAAGATGA
- a CDS encoding MBL fold metallo-hydrolase gives MLTFQKYELGALGTNAYVVVNAERTNAIVIDPGVADGALMRKLDGLQVEAILLTHAHFDHIGGVDTLRKRYKCPVYIHSLEQDWLTDASKNGSLRWKEVTPPVTTTAADLFLEDGQTLSLVGETFQVMHTPGHSPGSVSFLVGDLLFAGDVLFHRSIGRTDLPSGNQAQLVRSIVDKLYVLPDNVLVLPGHGPETTIGDERNGNPFVRG, from the coding sequence ATGCTAACTTTTCAAAAATACGAATTAGGGGCATTAGGCACGAATGCTTATGTCGTTGTAAATGCTGAGCGTACAAATGCCATTGTTATTGATCCAGGTGTGGCAGACGGTGCGTTAATGCGCAAGTTAGATGGACTGCAGGTCGAGGCGATTTTGTTAACACATGCACATTTCGACCATATTGGCGGTGTTGACACGCTACGCAAGAGATACAAATGTCCGGTATATATTCATTCACTGGAGCAAGATTGGCTAACCGATGCAAGCAAAAACGGATCACTTCGTTGGAAGGAAGTTACGCCTCCGGTTACAACTACGGCAGCTGATCTGTTTTTAGAAGACGGACAAACTCTTTCCTTAGTTGGAGAGACGTTTCAGGTTATGCATACACCAGGTCACTCGCCTGGAAGTGTGAGCTTTTTAGTAGGCGATCTGTTATTTGCAGGAGATGTATTGTTCCATCGATCGATTGGGCGTACCGATTTACCAAGCGGCAATCAAGCGCAGTTGGTTCGCTCTATTGTCGATAAGCTCTACGTGTTACCAGACAATGTGCTTGTGCTACCAGGACATGGACCAGAGACGACGATTGGTGATGAGCGAAACGGGAATCCCTTTGTACGAGGATAA
- a CDS encoding DedA family protein, translating to MADTLHEWLAQLLVWIESLGYWGIIIGMSVEVIPSEIVLSWGGYLVYKGDVTFTVAVICGTIGALIQQWILYAIGRYGGRPFLDKFGKYLHLKQKHLDKSEEWFQKYGSFIVFTGRFIPYIRQAVSIPAGMARMNLWRFTWLSGLASIPWSILFVWIGFSLGEKWDTYKEKVGPLIQYILLGTITVIIVYFLYQYLRKQGKKL from the coding sequence ATGGCGGATACGTTGCACGAATGGTTGGCACAGCTTCTCGTTTGGATTGAAAGCTTAGGTTACTGGGGAATCATTATTGGCATGTCAGTAGAAGTCATTCCAAGTGAAATTGTGTTATCGTGGGGGGGATACCTCGTCTATAAAGGCGATGTTACCTTCACTGTGGCAGTCATCTGCGGGACGATTGGTGCATTGATTCAACAATGGATCCTGTACGCAATTGGCCGTTATGGTGGTCGACCATTCTTGGATAAGTTCGGAAAGTACTTGCATCTGAAGCAAAAGCACCTCGATAAATCAGAAGAATGGTTTCAAAAGTATGGCTCGTTCATCGTCTTTACAGGGAGATTCATTCCGTATATTAGGCAGGCAGTATCGATTCCTGCGGGTATGGCGAGGATGAATTTGTGGAGATTCACATGGCTAAGTGGATTGGCTTCAATTCCTTGGTCGATTCTCTTTGTATGGATCGGTTTCTCGCTTGGTGAGAAGTGGGATACGTACAAGGAAAAGGTTGGTCCACTCATTCAATACATTCTATTAGGTACGATTACAGTCATTATTGTGTATTTCCTTTATCAATATTTGCGCAAACAGGGGAAGAAGTTGTAA